The proteins below come from a single Pichia kudriavzevii chromosome 2, complete sequence genomic window:
- a CDS encoding uncharacterized protein (PKUD0B10860; similar to Saccharomyces cerevisiae YJL062W (LAS21); ancestral locus Anc_1.317): MRFLLLFGLLLLQLVSYLLFCKGFFPTKVLLTPAEVDEYRTREPQGYVEPQPQFDQVVVMVIDALRADFLFSNKSRMSFAHNLLNTGYGIGFTAFSNPPTVTLPRLKGITTGSTPNFIDAVLNIAEDDTSSSLGDQDSWIKQMFINGWKINMFGDDTWHKLFPNYFAKTEGTASFYVSDFTIVDNNVTRHLDFELSDEGKMHWDCLILHYLGLDHIGHRGGPDSSNMPEKQKEMDHIIERIFNEVTLKNPNSLFIVMGDHGMNDVGNHGGSSTAETSAALMFVSQKFKKNKPDTHQHAPIMWNDNYDYFSRIDQIDLVPTLSELIGISVPINNLGAFIPHLLDLYQTEEEKRNILIKNALQLKVLLDKSHKMISSFPKTSIPELLEYIQDAKYELSKTSSAYNYFEIYAGLSGYFALTIIAFVLFGLYFKRRFSVAFLDVVFFVTYSANFIASSFVEEEHHMWWFFTSLFVLYIVMKHLRSSHISWFSVITMMVGLRLLKAWNNSGQKYNMKSNMKLSTYINQMSPKTGPNVYGGLLFLTFLTMNIFVNVHMAEGIYTHIFQVLFTMLSLPIGASKMLSFLTEAYDINNEALNMPGWSNRFISTLSELTQLTDVNKINNFIFSVLQLVWLSALIIQLIQPSISKYIFNNRRSTSHYLSNILAIFSFILISQTNYANVPIFFILFFILNGFKAISPNSTTNSNIFNLFTLLMQNLTFFQFGSTNSLSSVDLTNSFNGLTSYNMFLSGLLTYTCNWAGPIFWTVAHLYMTFSKVPQEKVQAVKWKLLYDRLIFNFVFYSTSGLLLLVCAYHLRFHLFIWTVFSPKILYFLSWLICNLVFDFGLSTVIVAFYV, encoded by the coding sequence ATGAGGtttcttctgttgtttGGTTTGCTGCTCCTACAACTGGTATCGTATTTGCTTTTCTGCAAGGGGTTTTTCCCAACAAAAGTGTTGTTGACACCTGCGGAGGTAGATGAATACAGAACACGTGAACCACAAGGGTACGTTGAACCACAACCACAGTTTGACCAGGTAGTTGTGATGGTGATAGATGCATTGAGGGCAgactttttgttttccaatAAATCACGCATGAGTTTTGCACACAATTTGTTAAACACGGGATATGGAATTGGCTTCACTGCATTCTCCAATCCACCAACGGTTACATTGCCACGGTTAAAAGGTATAACCACCGGTTCGACCCCGAATTTTATCGATGCTGTTTTGAATATTGCTGAAGATGAcacatcttcttcattggGTGATCAAGATTCGTGGATTAAGCAGATGTTTATAAATGGCTGGAAAATAAACATGTTTGGAGATGATACTTGGCATAAGCTCTTTCCAAACTATTTTGCCAAAACTGAAGGTACCGCAAGTTTTTATGTTTCCGATTTTACTATAGTTGATAATAATGTTACAAGGCATCTTGACTTTGAGTTGAGTGATGAAGGGAAAATGCATTGGGATTGCTTGATTCTACATTATCTCGGGTTGGACCATATTGGTCATAGAGGTGGTCCAGATAGTTCGAATATGCCAGAGAAGCAAAAGGAAATGGATCACATAATTGAGAGGATATTCAATGAAGTTACTCTGAAGAATCCGAACTCCCTCTTCATTGTTATGGGAGATCACGGTATGAATGATGTTGGTAACCATGGGGGATCTTCAACTGCCGAGACATCTGCTGCCTTAATGTTTGTTTCCCAaaagttcaagaagaataaaCCAGACACTCACCAGCATGCGCCTATTATGTGGAACGATAATTATGATTACTTTTCTAGAATCGATCAAATTGATTTAGTTCCAACATTGTCCGAGTTGATTGGTATATCGGTTCCTATCAATAACCTAGGCGCCTTCATACCCCACTTACTTGATTTATACCAGactgaagaggaaaaaagaaacattttAATTAAAAATGCCTTgcaattgaaagttttaTTGGATAAATCACATAAGATGATTTCCTCCTTTCCGAAGACGAGTATTCCGGAACTTCTTGAATACATTCAAGACGCCAAGTACGAGTTATCTAAAACATCTTCTGCATACAACTACTTTGAAATATATGCTGGTTTAAGCGGCTATTTTGCTCTAACCATCAttgcttttgttttgtttggaTTATATTTTAAGAGGAGATTCTCTGTTGCATTTCTTGATGTTGTCTTCTTTGTTACGTATTCAGCTAACTTTATTGCTTCATCATTTGTGGAAGAGGAACACCATATGTGGTGGTTCTTTACCAGCTTATTTGTCCTCTATATTGTCATGAAACACCTGAGGTCCTCCCATATAAGTTGGTTCAGTGTAATCACGATGATGGTTGGTCTGAGACTACTTAAAGCATGGAACAATAGTGGACAAAAATATAACATGAAGTCCAACATGAAACTTTCAACGTATATAAATCAAATGTCACCGAAAACTGGACCTAATGTATATGGTGGATTATTGTTTTTAACATTTTTAACCATGAACATTTTTGTGAACGTACACATGGCAGAGGGCATTTATACACATATTTTCCAAGTCTTATTTACTATGCTTTCCCTCCCAATAGGTGCATCTAAGATGTTGTCATTTCTAACCGAAGCGTACGATATCAATAATGAAGCACTTAATATGCCAGGTTGGAGTAACAGGTttatttcaacattgaGTGAGCTTACGCAGCTTACCGATGTTAACAAgatcaacaatttcatatTCTCAGTTTTACAATTAGTTTGGTTGTCAGCACTGATTATTCAGCTAATTCAGCCTAGTATTTCCAAAtacatcttcaacaatagACGAAGCACAAGCCATTATCTGTCTAACATCCTGGCAATATTTTCCTTCATACTGATTTCACAGACAAATTATGCCAACGTTCCAATATtctttattcttttcttcattctAAATGGGTTCAAGGCTATATCTCCAAACTCAACAACTAACTCGAATATATTCAACTTGTTTACTTTGCTTATGCAAAATCTTACcttcttccaatttggCTCTACAAATTCGTTGTCTTCCGTGGATCTTACGAACTCGTTCAACGGTTTGACCAGTTACAATATGTTTTTGTCAGGGCTTCTGACTTATACTTGTAATTGGGCAGGTCCCATTTTTTGGACAGTTGCTCATTTATATATGACTTTTAGTAAGGTTCCTCAGGAAAAGGTACAAGCAGTTAAATGGAAACTGCTTTATGATAGActaattttcaatttcgtCTTTTATTCCACATCTGGCCTCTTACTATTGGTATGTGCCTACCACCTAAGGTTCCATCTATTCATCTGGACAGTGTTTAGCCCTAAGATCTTGTACTTCCTAAGTTGGTTAATTTGTAATttagtttttgatttcgGCTTAAGCACTGTTATTGTGGCATTCTACGTCTGA
- a CDS encoding uncharacterized protein (PKUD0B10870; similar to Saccharomyces cerevisiae YBR269C (FMP21); ancestral locus Anc_1.320), producing the protein MQMVRASLRLFKAPTPFLRLYSSSPFARRGPSPPELDPEEQKEFEKLQQASNTQNAIDEYNEQMGFKKKNDAPKIETSDVGTFGTILKTIPEFEGDVNPDTGEVNGPKQDPLKHGHGEWSFNGRTTDF; encoded by the coding sequence ATGCAAATGGTAAGAGCATCTTTAAGATTGTTCAAGGCCCCAACCCCCTTCTTAAGACTCTATTCGTCCTCTCCATTTGCCAGAAGAGGACCTTCCCCACCGGAGTTGGATCCGGAAGAGCAGAAGGAGTTTGAGAAGCTCCAACAGGCTTCCAATACACAAAACGCCATTGACGAGTATAATGAACAGATGGgattcaagaagaagaacgaTGCGCCAAAGATAGAGACCTCAGACGTTGGTACCTTTGGaaccattttgaaaactattCCAGAGTTTGAGGGCGATGTTAACCCTGACACCGGTGAAGTTAACGGTCCAAAGCAAGACCCTCTCAAACATGGCCATGGCGAGTGGAGCTTTAATGGTAGAACTACCGATTTCTAG